A window of the Lepisosteus oculatus isolate fLepOcu1 chromosome 14, fLepOcu1.hap2, whole genome shotgun sequence genome harbors these coding sequences:
- the LOC138243144 gene encoding histone H4-like, translated as MSGRGKGGKGLGKGGAKRHRKVLRDNIQGITKPAIRRLARRGGVKRISRLNYEETRGVLKVFLENVTYTEHAKHAKRNTVTAMDVVYALKRHGRTLYGFGG; from the coding sequence ATGTCTGGAAGAGGCAAAGGCGGAAAGGGACTCGGGAAAGGAGGTGCTAAGCGTCACCGTAAGGTTCTCCGCGACAACATCCAGGGAATCACCAAGCCCGCAATCCGCCGCCTGGCTCGCCGTGGGGGAGTGAAGCGGATCTCCAGGCTGAACTACGAGGAGACCCGCggggtgctgaaggtgttcctggagaacgTCACCTACACCGAGCACGCCAAGCACGCCAAGAGGAATACCGTCACTGCCATGGACGTGGTGTACGCGCTGAAGCGCCATGGCCGCACCCTGTACGGCTTCGGAGGCTAA